DNA from Sulfurimonas gotlandica GD1:
AAGGTTATATCTTTTAAACTCTTCATATAAGAACTGCCCTGGTGCTAGTGAACCGGAGTAGTGAAAACCGACATCAAACATGATTTTTTTAGTTTTAAAAGAGTCAATGACTCCTCCAACTTTAGGAAGCTTCTCATAAATAGTCGGTGAGTAGCCTTTTTTTTCCAGAAGAAAAGCACATAGAAGCCCACTGAGACCTCCTCCAACTATGGCAATGTTCATCTAACCATTCCACCACTGATATTAATAGTCTCACCAGTTACATAACTTGCTTTGTCGCCTAGAAAAAATACACATTCGGCTACATCTTCAGGCTTGCCGATTCTCTTTAATGGAATCGCTTTTTTCATCTCTTTAAGATCTAAGCTATGTGTCATCTCAGACTCAATCAGCCCAGGCGCAACTGCATTTACTCTGATGTTGTATCTTGCAACTTCTGCACAGAGGGCTTTTGTAAAAGCTATCATAGCACCCTTTGCTGCGGAGTAGTTTGTCTGTCCTGCATTTCCAACAAGACCTGAGACAGATGCAACATTTATGATAGAGCCTTTTTTGTTTGCAATCATATTTTTAAGAACTGCTTTTGTTACATAAAAAGTTCCATTTACAGAGGTGTCAATTACATCGCTCCACTCTTCATCAGTCATCCAAAAAAAGAGATTGTCTTTAGTTATACCTGCATTATTTACTAAAACATCAAGTTCTAGTTCTGCTAGGGCACTTACAACTTCATCTTTTTTTGTGATGTCAAACTGCATTATTTGAGAGTTACTAAGTTCTTTGTATAGCTCTTTCGCTTTTGCCTCTTGAGAGCGGTAATGAAGGTATACAAAATACCCATTGTCATGAAAGTATCTTGCACAAGCTTCACCAATCGCGCCTGTTGAACCAGTTACAAGAACTTTTTTCACGAGAAAAGCCCTTCTCTAATCATCTTATTAACTACTTTAATGTCTAAATCCATTCTTCTATCGTTTGTAAGTTTTTCTACTTCACTTCTGATAGTCTCATAGTTCTTTTGTAAAAATAGAGAACATTTGTCTTTACCTCTTAAGTCAACTCCCTGTGCCATTCCCATAAGGGCGATACTTAGCATGTTTGTTAAGTCTGGTAACTGCTTTGCAAAGTGAAGAGCGGCGGTTGTTCCCATACTTACCTTATCTTGGTTAAATGATTCTGTAGGACGAGAGTGTAGAGATGCTGGTACAGTGTTCATGATTACATCTGCAGTCAGTGAACTAAGAGTTATTTGCATCGCTTTAAAACCGTGGTGAGTTGATTTTGCATTTAGTTTTAGAGATTCACCTAGACCTTTGTTGAACTTATGATCAACCAAAAGACCAAACTCTTTGTCAAGCAAATCAGCTAAGTTTCCAACACAGATGCGCATAGTATCCATAGCATGAGCAATATAGCCACCGTAAAAGTTTCCAGATGTATAGATTCTCTTACCGATATGGTCTATAAGGGGGTTGTCATTAACGCCATTTATCTCTGTTTCTATCCATTTTTTTGCAATCTCTAGGTTATCGTGTATTACACCTAAAACCTGAGGCGAACAGCGGATAGAGTATCTGTCTTGAATGTTTTGTTCTTTTTCTAAATGAAAGTTTTCATATCTGCTGAATGCTTCATGTGTAAGAGATGAGTTTTCACATTTTTTAAGTATATTAGCTGCTGCACGTCTCTGACCTTCAAAAGGTTTAGAGTCATGAACAAATGGCTCAAGCGGAGTGATGTCACAGAGTAAAAGCTCAAAGATAGATGCTACAAAACTCTCAGAAGTATCAAGTAAAACTTCAAATTTTTCAATAGCATCTATGGCAATAGCACTCATCGCTGCAGTCCCGTTCATTATTGCCAGAGCTTCTTTTGGTTTGAACTTGTAAGGAGTGATGCCTAATTCTTTGTAAACTTCACTAGTTGGTCTTTCTTTACCATTATAAATAACTTCTCTCTCTCCTGCAATCGCGGCAGCTATATATGAGAGTGGAGTTAAATCTCCACTAGCACCAACAGAACCTTGAGATGGGATAAGTGGATAGATTTTTTTATCTAGTAAAAGCTCAAACCTCTTTAGTAAATCGTAACTGATTCCACTCTTGCCTTTAGAAAGACTAATCATGCGGATTGTTACCATTATACGTGATACTTCTTGGCTTAGATAATCACCAACACCACAACCGTGAAAAGAAAAAAGATTGTACTGAAGCTCTTCTGCTTCTTCAAAAGCTGCATAATTTTGCCCAGCTTCACCATAACCTGTAGTTACACCATAAATTGGGCGACCATTACGAATGTTTTCGATTAAAAACTCATGTCCAGCATTTATAAAATCAATAAACTCTTGAGAGTCATTTAGCTTGATATTTCCTTCTTTTATGAAGTCCTTATAAGATACTGTGCTGTTGTCTACTGTCATGTTTTGTGTTCCTGAGCTTCATCAATTTATTTAAGAGATTCTATCAAATTATCTTAGTGAGTAAGTTTAATTTTAATACTTTATATTTTTTATCATAAAAATCTATATAAACTAAATTTACGCGATTGTTGATATGTTTGTTTATTATAGAACTGGCAATTGTTTCACAAAACGCAATCTCATTATCTTTGTAGAACTCTTTACATCTACTAGAGAAAATTACTTTTGTTTTGTTTTCATCAAGAAAGGTTTTAATTTCATCTTGTGAATAGATTTTTGTATCAAACTCTATCTCTGCAATAGCTTTTTCTTTTGATAGTGAGAGTTTTTGATAATTAACACTACTGACAAGATTACAATCTTCACTGACTCCAAGTATTCTTTTTATAATCTCATCAGGCTCACTTACTAAGTCAATAGAGCCTAAAATTGCATTTTTTTTAGATGAGTACAGAGAAGCGTAGATAGATATTAGAGAGTTTATAAAGGTAAAATTATCTGAGATTTGAAAGAGACTTTTACCTTTAATGTTTAGTGATTTAGAAATGTAGTAACTTGTTGTATTTCCAAGCATATTTATAAAGTCAAATATCTTCATAAATTCATTTTTATGAATAGATTCTGTAGCTTCTTGAACTACGTCGATATTGCCGACTCCACTTGTGATATAGAGTTCGTCATTTACGTTTATGTTTACTTCATCTTGAAGTTTTTTAGCACCGAATATTCCAAGGTGAATAAAATCATTTTGACGTCTAGTATCTAATTTGTACTTCTTTTTTAATTCATTTTTAATATCTATATCATTCTCATCACTTCTATAAGAACTGATACCAGTTATATATAACTTCATAGTGATTCTTTCTTGATTATAAGTGATGTGTTGTTACCGCCAAAACCAAAATAGTTACACATAAAGATTCCGCTATTGCACTGTTGATGTGCATTTATCGGTATATAATTCTCCATTATTGGATTAGTACAAGAAAGTGTCTTTGGAATAAAACCATCATCAATGCAAGCCATAAAAAGGGAGAGTTCTAAAACACCACAAGCACCTAATGTGTGACCGACATAAGGTTTAAGAGAGGTAAATACTATCTCTTTGTCGTAAACTTTTGCTATTGCATTTATCTCTGCTAAATCATTTGAATTTGTAGAAGTTCCATGAGTTTTAAGGGCTAAAATATCTTCTGCTCTTAGTTGTGTGTTTTTTAAAGCTAAGTTCATTACCTCTGCGAACTCATCACCACTTTGGCTGGCTGCAGTTATATTTAAAGAATTAGAACAGTTCGCTCCACCTTCAAGTGACCATAAAGTGTCTTTTTTTGAAAGTAAAACACCAGCGAATCCTTCTCCTAATACCATGCCGTCACACTCTTTATCAAATGGTTTTTGGTTTTCTTGTGAGAGTAGCTGCATAGCATTGAAGCCTCTGCTCATTATTTGTGAGAAGACTTCTATTCCAAGCACTATTACATTCTCAAAAAGTGATGCATTTATAAGGTTAGAAGCTTCAAGAAGAGCATTTGCACTTGAAGTACAAGCGGTGTTTATTGTCATTGTAAAATTATTTAAACCGAACTCTTTGGAGAGCTCTTTAGCATAAGAGTCTATGCTGTTTTTTTTTGAGTTGTACTCTTTTTTAGGCTCACTGTAGAGTGTTGCTTCTATTGCATCTACCAGATACCAGTCTATGATAGAAGTACCTATGATTATAGCGGTTGATTTTCTTTGTGTCTCATCAAGTTCGCATACAAGCTGAGAAACTAACTCTTTAAGCTCTGCGTAGATGCTGTGTTGATTGTCTTTTACTTCATCTTCAAATAAAAAGTAGGGAGCTGTGATGGTTTCCATAACTGCAGGGATATTTTTTGAAGATATTTTAATATTTTCATTTTTTATGGAGTTTAGTGTTTGCTGGAGATTGCCTTGCGAAGATTTTATAACATATTTTGAGATGCCAACACTACTCATTTTGCTCTTTTATAAACTCTGATAAAGCATCTATTGTTGTTACTACTCTTCTAAACTCTTTAGGGTCAACAAGTCTTATGCCATATTTTTTTTGTATGGACATTGAGATTTGCAGTGCATCAAGAGAGTCAAGTTCTAAACCACTTTCATCTGAGAAGAGCTCAACATCATTTTCTATCTCATCTGGTGTAATATCTTCTTTTTCACACTCGGTGATAATCATCTCTTTTAAATCATGTTTTAATTGCTCTATATCCACTAAAGACCTTTGTTTATTCTTTGCTGTAATATTATCATAGATGCTATTAAAGCGATGAGTCCAAAGGTAAAGAGCATTGCTACATCTTTTATTATCATTGAAGCATCTGCGGCCTTTAGAAATATATCTAAAAACCCATCTAAGCCCCATGACATAGGGGAGAAGTCTGCTATTCTTTGCATGGATTCAGGCATGATATATTTTGGAACCATAACACCACCGATAGCTCCTAGGAGAATATTTAAAATTCCGCCTATAGTTGTGGCTTGCTCGCTAGAACTTGCACTTACAGCTATAAGGGATGATACACCAATGGCTGAGACACTTAAAGCGAGTGAAATGGCTATTATCGCTCCAATTGAGCCATTAATCTCTAATGCCGGAGTATCAAAGAGCGGTACCAGGAAAATTCCGACTCCCAGCATTATCCAAACCTGTATTTGATTTATCGCAAGGTAGGGTATGCTTTTTGAGAGGGTCATGGAAAGAATAGACACATTCATTGAATTCAGACGAGAGAGAGTGTTCTGTTTTCTCTCATTTATATATATAGTTGACATAGGGATAATGATAAAAAACATACCAAAGACTATCCAAGCTGGTACACTTTGCTGAGTAGAGTTTGGTATTGCCTCATTGTTATTATATTTTACTTCAAAGAGTTCACCAAGTTCTCCAAACATTCCAAATTTTATATTTAAAATATGCTTTGACAAGAGAGATTTGAATATCTCTATTTGATTACTTTTTAAAGCATCTTTGACCATAAGCTTTAAAGCAGTTGTTGTGTTTGGAGAGTAATCTTTAGGAATCTCAAGTAAAAACTGTGCATTTTCTTTATCTGTTACAAGTAGTATATTTTTATCTTCTTGGATTTTTGAAATTAACTCTTGGCTTAGTTTAGAGTTCTCAATATTGTTAATATATAAACTAAATTCTAGCTCATTTGTAGAAAATTGATTTTTCATGGCAACAGACATTATGAGTATAAATATAGCGGGCATTACAAAAAGAGCCAAAAGTGCATGTCTGTCTCTTAAAACAAGTAAAAGCTCTTTTTTAATCATAGCACTAAGCATTTTCAAAACCTGTTATGTCTAGAAAGTGTTTTTCTAAATTTGTAGAGCCATATCTAATCTGCTTTATTGCAACTTTCTGTTTTTTCAGTAAATTAAGTGTATCAAAAAGCTTATCTTCACTTGTTTGAATAAAAGAAGAATCTTTGCTTATTATCTCTATGGTGATTTTATCGCTTGTTTTATTTGAAAGTAGGTTATCAAGAGTGTTTTGTTCAACAAGTTGTCCATGATTTATAATGGCTACTTCATCACATATTTTTTCTATCTCTGCCATATAGTGGCTTGTATATATAACTGTGATACCGAGTTTTTTATACTCCTTAATAGAATCAAGTATCTCATTTCTACTCTTTGGATCAAGCCCAACTGTTGGCTCATCAAAGTAGATAATTTTTGGATTGTTTAGCAGTCCTATGGCTATGTTTAATCTTCTTTTTTGTCCACCAGAAAGAGTAGCTGCTCTTTGCTTTAGAAAGTTTTCAAGAGAGTTGATCTCAACAGCTTTGTTATAATCTTCTTTTTTTGCATTTTGTATATCTGCAAAAAAATCAAGATTTTCTTTAACCGTAAGATTTTCATAAAATGCCAGATGCTGAGGGATAATAGAGCTTATCTGCTTAATCTCTCTTTTTTGGTTTTTAAGATTTAAACCAAAGATTTCTACATCACCGCTGTCAATCTCTACAAGACCATTTAAAATAGAGAGGAGGGTTGTTTTACCTGCTCCATTTACACCCAAAAGACCAAAAATAGTTCCCTCTTTAATCTCTAAAGAGAGATTGTCTAAGGCTTTTATATCTGCATATGATTTTGAGATATTGGATATTCGTATCATCTATTTGTTGCCGTTAAACTCTAGCATTTTTTTATAGACTTTTGACTCTTCATCGCAGATGAAAAGTAGCATCTTAGAGATAGCTTTGAAGTCTATCTCTTTTTTAGACCTAATTGATTTTGCAATCATGAGTGCAAACTCTCTCCATTTATCTCCAACTTCAAGCATCATTTTTGAAGCCTCTATCAGAGTCTCGTCATTCTCAAATAAAAGACTTGATTCTTGTAAAAAAGAGGCATAAATATATCTAAAACCAGCTCCACCTGTACCTATCTCTTCTTGCATCCGTACGATGTGACCAAGGTATAGTTTTGCATACCTTGTATCTTTTGACTCTAGTTTTAAAATTGATTTAGCCAGAGATTTCATAGCCTTTAATCCAGATATAGGAACAGGAGTATTTAGCATAGACTTGGCTGTTTTTTTAATACTTTTAATAATTGCAGGTTTGATGTCAATATCTGTAGGGACATCAGTAGGATAATATAAAAGACCCTTTGGAGCCATAAGCCCTTTTGCAAACCTGGCTTTAGACAAAGATGCTCTGTCACACTCAACACTATGTTCAAAAACAGGATCACTGATGAGGTAGTTATCAGCTTCTTTAGCAAATATTACCAAGTTATGAGCATTGAAATGAAAGCGCATCTCAGGTGGAAAATATGGAAGCCAATATACAGAAGACTGTGCTCCTACAACTTTTCCTTCATCTAGGAGTTCATTAAGTCGATTTTCACCCTTTTCTTTGTTTGAGAAGTTCTCAAGTTTCATCTTGATTTTTAGATTTTTCTGAATATTTTTGATGATAGATTTTGGTAGAGTTCTGTAAGCTACAAGAGGCATACCACCAATCTTAACAAAGGGAAGATACGCAAAGGTTAGTGCTGAAGATAGACCAAAAATCATAGGCTCACTAAGATTTAGTCCATAGTGCCTAAGAAGTGATGCCATTACACCACTCTCACAATGTGCAGAGTGTGTGTGTTTAAAATCAGTTGCAATCATAATCTATATCTTCCAATACTTGTAATTCTTCTATTGTTTTTCCTAGAGCATCTGCATATACAGACAATCTTTTATTACTTATCTTTTTAAATATTTCTGGTCTGAAATCACGGCGTATGGTCCACTTAAAAAAACTGGTTGTCTCGTGCAAAAGCTGTAAATCCATTCTCTCTTTATACATATAATAATATAGAGGCGATTTAATGCCTTTTTTGACTTCACAGTATGCTGTATGTGCACTATGCTCTAAATCTTCAAGCGCTTGTTTTGTTACAGTCTCTTCAACATTCCAGCCAGTAGAACCAACTACTTTTATCTCACCATTTTCGCTTTTTGCATAAATGGCTTTTTTGTTGTTTGCATATGTTGAACTATCGTCTTGTGGAACACTATTTATATCCATTATACAGCCTCCAGTAGCATAAAAGCTGTTGAAAATCGTCCGCTTTCAGGAATGTAGCATAAAAGCTTATCGCCTTTTTTTACTTTGTTTGAATTAAATAGTTCTTCCAGCATGATATATATAGATGCTGAGCCGGTATTTCCCTTTGATGAGAGATTGGTAAACCATTTTTCCTGTGGTATGTCACAACCAGCTTTAATCATTTTCTTATAGACTTCATCTCTAAAGTAATTTGATGAGTAGTGAGGTAAAAACCAGTCTATTTCTTCTGGTTTAAACATCTTTTTTTCCAGCATCTGAGTCAGAGGTTTTGCTACCGTGTATTCAACTATATTGTCATTTAATAATTTTACATCCTGTTTTAGAGAAAATATAGACTTGTTCAACCACTCTTGTGGAGTATATTGTCCCCAGCCTTTTAGTGAACCGTCTTCAAGTTTCTCGCATCCGCCATACATGCAGGTATCTAAAACATTTGCATAAGATATAGAAAAAATTTTATCTATTTTAAGACAAAGAGAGGTCTCATTTGGTTTAGCACTAAGTGCCATAGCTCCAGCGCCATCACTTAGCATCCATCTTAAAAAGTCTTTCTCAAATGCAATCTCTTGATTTTTCTCCAGCATCTCTACGCTACTCTGAATCTCAGGAGTAAAGTTTTCAGCTCTCATAATTGCTGATGAGTTTTCACTGCCAGTTGCAATTGCAACATCTGCATCACCAGATTTGATAGAGGTGTAAGCATACTTTAAAGCGGTAATCCCACTAAGGCAGATTCCAGCAGTAGATACAACTTCAAGAGGCTCGCATCCAAGCTCTCCATGAACCATAATGGCATGATTTGGCATAAGTTGATCAGGCAGTGTTGTTCCACATGCTAAAACATCAACACTGTCTAAATCAAGACCATCTTTTTGAAGCCCTCTTATCGCTTGGGCTGTTAGCTGAGTGTTAGTATGAGTTGCTTTTCTAGTCTTTGGGTCAATCGCATAATATCTGTTTATAATCTTGTTTGATTTAAGTATTATTCTTCTTGCACGAGATGGTCTATCTCCAACTTGTCCAAGTACTTTTTCAATATTTTCATTGTCAATTGGATCATTTGGCAGGAATGCTGAAATCTTATTTATATATACTTCTCTCAACATAAGCCCTTATCTTCCACTTGGTAATTCATAATGTTCTTCCATCGTTTTAAGTTTTTCTTTTTGAAATATGTTTAAAATTTTTCTAGCAATTATATTTATTGGTATAACTGTTAATATCAGAGTAATTAAAAAAGTTACATATATTGTTATCGTTATCTTTCTCCCAAGTGAGTACTTTTTTCCTGATGCTTTTATAAGTTTGCTCCAGATTTTAAAGCTTCTGTCTGCTATTTTCTCGGTAGCTATAAGTTTTCCATTTACAGTTGCCGCACCTAAGTTTTTAAGGAGTGCTTCACCAGTTTTTTCTCTGTCTTGATGAAGTGCTTCGTTTAATCTTTTACCAAATCTCGAAGCTTCTTGTATTTCAGACTCTTTGATTCCCGCAGGTGGAAAAAATGCAAATGATTCTTTATTGCCAGTTAGAAGAAATTTTGGAAGTGTTACAAGGCTAAGAACACTGCCTCCTTGATCTGTTAAAGCTACATGGTCTATGAGCTTTGCATCAACTGTTTGTAGCATATCTTTGATTTTTTCTTGAGCTAAAACCCACATGTCACGACAGGCTACGAGTGTAACGACAGGCTTGTTTTTAAAGATTTGTTTTGCTTGAGCTGATTGCATAAAAGCAGTGATGGGAATAGATGGAGCCATATACCAAACTGTATATCCTAAGATAATCAAGTCATAATCATCTTCTAAATCTTCAAGCTCATTAATCTCGCAACCATCCATAAAAACTGACTCTGGAAATTCATCAAAGAATTGGTAAAATGGCCAAGGAAAAGGGTACTTTACTTTTGGTGTAATTGCTTTTATGTCCAGTTTTATCTCTTCATCTGATAAATCAGATACAAAACTATCAATAACGCGTTTAAGCTGTCCTGTTTGTGAGTAGTAAAGTACTAAAACTTTTTTCATACATTTGTCTTTTTAAAAAAATCATAAAAATTATACCATTGATTAGGATGTTTTTTTATTGTTTTCTGTAAGATATTCGTATAATCTTGAGACATTTGCTCTATAGAGCCATCTTCAATCAGTTCTAAGTTTATGTCGTATTTATTTAGTGAATAATTTGTAACAAAGATAGCTACAAGAGGCTTTTTAACTCTAAGAGCAATTTCAAATGGGTTTTTATTTATTAGTACATTTTTATTTAAAAACTCTACTTTTACAGTTTTAGTTTTATCTACAGCTCTATCTGCCATCATCGCTACTAACTCTTTGTTCATTAGAGCATTTGCTATTTGAATATTTGCAGAGATTGCACCTTGATTTAGGTCTATAATCTTTACTCTTTGCTCATTCTCTCTTTCATTGTTTTTCTCTACTTGTTGGATGTTTTCTTTTGTGTTTTCACGCATAACTATGCTCATTGGTGGAAGTTCATCGTTTAGACAGTGAGCGGCACTTGCCCAACTTCCAACATGAGAAAGCAATATAATGCCACCATTTTCATTGAGTAGTTTTATGACGTCACTATTGTGTACGCAAAAAGTCAAATCTTCAGGTTTTATACGAGAGACAAATCTATCAAAGATTGAGATAGCAAACATTTTTAAGTGATTAAAATAGCTTTTATTGGTTAGTTTTATCCCTTGATTGTCATAATAGCTTTTCATAGACTTTTTTACACTTGGTGCAAAAAAGAGGTAATAAAGAGCGACAAAGTTCAGTATAAAAGCAACTAAGTTATAGCCAAAAATATTATATGCAAAGAGTAGCAGTTTATACCCATATGCATTTCCTCGTTGCTTTATTTCCACAACCAGCCTCTAAGTAGAAGATATCTCTGCATAAGCAGTTTTATGTGAAGCAGAGTTATATGTACATTGTCCCAAAGTTTATCAAAGTGAGAAACTCTTTCTCCGTGCGGTGGATAGTAGCACTCAACTTCTACATCTTTAATCTTCCCGCCCCTGTATGAGTGATGTACCAATATCTCAACTTCAAAATCAAAACGACGATTCGTAAGTGGGAGTTCCAGTATAGAAACAGGGTACATTCTAAAACCGCTCTGTGTATCACTTAGAGATTTTAGAGTCTCGAGCATAATCCAGAAGTTACTGAATTTTCTGCCAAACTTTGAACTATTTGGAATATTTTCCTGCTCGAAGTTACGGTTTCCTATAACAATGGTCTCATCTTCGTATGCATCTGTCAGCTTTTGAATCTGTGAGCTTAGATGCTGTTTGTCTGCATCTACACTCACAAAAGAGTCATAACCCAACTCTTTTGCTTTCTTTGCCCCACTTAAAATTGCTTCACCCTTACCCATATTGATAGGATGCGTAACTAATTCTATATCCAAATTTTCAGCATCTACGGGCTTGTCTGAGCCATCATCTACAACTATAACTTTGTAGCCATAACTTAAAACATCTTCAATGACTTCTTTGATGTATGGAGAGTTGTAAACTGGAATAACTATACAAAAATTCACAGGCTGAAACTTGCTACTTCTGCATCTTGGCAGAATACTCTGAATTTGTTGTCATTTCTTTCATATTTGATTGTCTGAGAAGGAGTGATTATTTTAGTGAATTTTGCCTTTTTTATCGTAGTGATATCGAGGTCAAAAACATCTGCAACTATTTCAAAATGCACAAATCCAGGTAAAATTGGTTGAGTTGGAAAGTGGGCTTTAAAAATCGGGTGATTTTCATCACAAAATTCCACTATAGCACTTGCTTCGTCTTTGTGCAAGAGCGTGTATAACTTATCAATTAGCATATTACTCTTTTTAAAATTTATAAATTATTTTACCCTGTTTATGCTAAAAATAAACAAAGCTTTAGTACAATTGATACAATTTTAAAAAGGCAAAATCATGAAATATTTTTTTATATTAATAGCAGCATTATTACTTACTACAGGCTGTACAAAAAAAGAGTTTAAAACAAATTGGCATAATGTAAAAGATGGTACATCAAAGAGATGGAATGATGGCAAAAAAGATTTTAAAAAGTCTACAGAAGAGTATGAAGAGAATAAGAAAAAAGACACTAATACAACTAAAGCTAACTAATGTTTGAAAGTGATGACATAAGCGGAGAAAAAGCTCTTTTAGAAGCTCAAAAAATTGCTTTTGGTCCAGTAGTTTTTCAAACGGCAAGATTACTTCGTGATTGGGGAGTTTTTGAACTACTTCAAAATAACAGAAAAGGCTTTAGTGTAGAAACTATTTCAAACAAGCTTGGCTTAACGCTTTATGCGGCACAAATCTTATGTGAGTCAGGTTTCAGTATGGGTGCATTGAAGTTAGAAAATGATATTTACACATTAACAAAAATTGGTTATTTCCTACTAAATGATGAGATGACAAGAGTTAATATGGACTTTAATCATGATGTGAATTATCAAGGGCTATTCTTCTTAGATGAAGCACTTAAAACACAAAAACCATCAGGACTACACGAAACATTTTCAAAAGAGGAAACGATTTATCCTATACTATCTGAACTACCGCCAAAGGCAAAGCAGAGTTGGTTCGCTTTTGATCACTTCTACTCAGATGCTGCCTTTGTGAAGCTTGTGGATATTATGAGTCAAAAAGGTATTAAAAAGCTTCTTGAACCTG
Protein-coding regions in this window:
- a CDS encoding lysophospholipid acyltransferase family protein → MEIKQRGNAYGYKLLLFAYNIFGYNLVAFILNFVALYYLFFAPSVKKSMKSYYDNQGIKLTNKSYFNHLKMFAISIFDRFVSRIKPEDLTFCVHNSDVIKLLNENGGIILLSHVGSWASAAHCLNDELPPMSIVMRENTKENIQQVEKNNERENEQRVKIIDLNQGAISANIQIANALMNKELVAMMADRAVDKTKTVKVEFLNKNVLINKNPFEIALRVKKPLVAIFVTNYSLNKYDINLELIEDGSIEQMSQDYTNILQKTIKKHPNQWYNFYDFFKKTNV
- a CDS encoding SAM-dependent methyltransferase, coding for MFESDDISGEKALLEAQKIAFGPVVFQTARLLRDWGVFELLQNNRKGFSVETISNKLGLTLYAAQILCESGFSMGALKLENDIYTLTKIGYFLLNDEMTRVNMDFNHDVNYQGLFFLDEALKTQKPSGLHETFSKEETIYPILSELPPKAKQSWFAFDHFYSDAAFVKLVDIMSQKGIKKLLEPGGNTGKWSIALTKVSPDTTVTILDHQGQIDVAIQNADANGVGERVDGIAIDLLDHSIPFPNGFDGVWMSQFLDCFAPQDIIALLKRSKEALNKDGRVYIVEPFWDRQSHEIGSYCLINTSPYFTALANGTSKMYRASEMKKFANEAGLEVEEEINGLGFGHTLMICKVKG
- a CDS encoding glycosyltransferase family 2 protein, with amino-acid sequence MNFCIVIPVYNSPYIKEVIEDVLSYGYKVIVVDDGSDKPVDAENLDIELVTHPINMGKGEAILSGAKKAKELGYDSFVSVDADKQHLSSQIQKLTDAYEDETIVIGNRNFEQENIPNSSKFGRKFSNFWIMLETLKSLSDTQSGFRMYPVSILELPLTNRRFDFEVEILVHHSYRGGKIKDVEVECYYPPHGERVSHFDKLWDNVHITLLHIKLLMQRYLLLRGWLWK